A stretch of the Arvicanthis niloticus isolate mArvNil1 chromosome 30, mArvNil1.pat.X, whole genome shotgun sequence genome encodes the following:
- the LOC143440742 gene encoding zinc finger and SCAN domain-containing protein 22-like isoform X1 has protein sequence MAIPKSPLSPVLWEQDSFLQVKVKEEEEASHSQSQESSPSFTAHPEAARLRFRHFRYEEASSPHQALAQLRELCCQWLRPESSSKEQMLELLVLEQFLGALPPEIQAWVGAQCPKSGKEAAVLVEDMTQLLDRRGWEPAVECEEASCKQSNSDKSEPPEMATETIMGSISPEATLAHTCQPESSSESQPELLGELWMKSTAQEMDFRKALGPHMDASKDQPVQESDASGNSSNMWPNFPSQDKASSEEKFGPLLDNDTVPPDTYSEKKASNNSECMKTFQNTSALETHQKSQSQKTPYACTECGKVFSRSTHLVQHQVVHTGAKPHACKECGKAFSRVAHLTQHQRIHTGEKPYKCEECGKTFSRSTHLTQHQRVHTGERPYECDTCGKAFSQSTHLTQHQRIHTGEKPYRCDVCGRAFSDCSALVRHLRVHSGEKPYQCKDCPKAFAQSSSLNEHQRTHTGEKPYKCSDCGKAFSRSSALMVHLKIHVTVTRSTP, from the exons ATGGCCATCCCCAAGAGCCCTCTGAGCCCAGTACTCTGGGAACAGGATAGCTTCCTTCAGGTGAAggtgaaagaggaggaagaagctaGCCACTCCCAGAGCCAGGAATCCAGCCCTAGCTTTACTGCCCACCCTGAGGCTGCACGCTTGCGCTTCAGGCACTTCCGCTATGAGGAGGCATCCAGCCCCCATCAGGCTCTAGCCCAACTGCGAGAGCTATGTTGCCAGTGGCTGAGGCCAGAGTCGTCCTCCAAAGAACAGATGCTGGAGTTGCTGGTGCTGGAGCAGTTCCTGGGTGCACTGCCCCCTGAGATCCAGGCCTGGGTGGGTGCTCAGTGCCCAAAGAGTGGAAAGGAGGCCGCCGTTCTGGTGGAGGATATGACTCAACTGCTGGACAGGAGAG GATGGGAACCAGCAGTGGAATGTGAAGAGGCAAGTTGCaaacagagcaatagtgataaatcAGAGCCACCAGAAATGGCCACTGAAACCATCATGGGAAGCATTTCCCCAGAAGCTACCCTTGCCCACACTTGTCAACCTGAGAGCAGCTCAGAGAGCCagccagagctcctgggagaACTGTGGATGAAGTCTACTGCCCAAGAGATGGATTTCAGAAAAGCTCTGGGGCCTCACATGGATGCTTCCAAAGACCAGCCTGTACAAGAGTCTGATGCCTCAGGAAACAGTTCCAACATGTGGCCCAACTTCCCTTCCCAAGACAAGGCTTCTTCTGAGGAGAAATTTGGCCCATTGCTTGATAATGATACAGTGCCTCCAGATACATACTCAGAGAAGAAGGCCTCCAACAATAGTGAATGTATGAAAACATTCCAGAACACTTCAGCCCTGGAGACCCACCAGAAGAGCCAGTCTCAGAAGACCCCCTATGCCTGTACTGAGTGCGGGAAGGTATTCAGTCGGAGCACCCATCTTGTCCAACACCAGGTTGTTCACACAGGAGCAAAGCCCCATGCATGTAAAGAGTGTGGTAAAGCCTTCAGTCGAGTTGCCCACCTGACACAGCACCAGAGGATTCATACTGGGGAGAAGCCCTATAAATGTGAGGAATGTGGCAAAACCTTCAGCCGCAGCACCCACCTCACGCAGCATCAGCGGGTGCACACAGGCGAGCGGCCCTACGAGTGTGATACGTGCGGCAAAGCCTTCAGTCAGAGCACCCACCTGACACAGCACCAGCGCAtccacactggggagaagccctacaggtgtgatgtgtgtgggagAGCCTTCAGTGACTGTTCAGCTCTGGTCCGGCACCTGAGAGTCCACTCCGGAGAGAAGCCGTATCAATGTAAGGACTGCCCGAAGGCCTTCGCACAAAGCTCCTCCCTCAATGAGCACCAGCGCACTCACACGGGTGAAAAGCCTTACAAATGCAGTGACTGTGGGAAAGCTTTTAGCCGCAGCTCAGCTCTCATGGTGCACCTAAAGATCCATGTCACCGTGACTCGAAGCACCCCTTAG
- the LOC143440742 gene encoding uncharacterized protein LOC143440742 isoform X2 — MATETIMGSISPEATLAHTCQPESSSESQPELLGELWMKSTAQEMDFRKALGPHMDASKDQPVQESDASGNSSNMWPNFPSQDKASSEEKFGPLLDNDTVPPDTYSEKKASNNSECMKTFQNTSALETHQKSQSQKTPYACTECGKVFSRSTHLVQHQVVHTGAKPHACKECGKAFSRVAHLTQHQRIHTGEKPYKCEECGKTFSRSTHLTQHQRVHTGERPYECDTCGKAFSQSTHLTQHQRIHTGEKPYRCDVCGRAFSDCSALVRHLRVHSGEKPYQCKDCPKAFAQSSSLNEHQRTHTGEKPYKCSDCGKAFSRSSALMVHLKIHVTVTRSTP; from the coding sequence ATGGCCACTGAAACCATCATGGGAAGCATTTCCCCAGAAGCTACCCTTGCCCACACTTGTCAACCTGAGAGCAGCTCAGAGAGCCagccagagctcctgggagaACTGTGGATGAAGTCTACTGCCCAAGAGATGGATTTCAGAAAAGCTCTGGGGCCTCACATGGATGCTTCCAAAGACCAGCCTGTACAAGAGTCTGATGCCTCAGGAAACAGTTCCAACATGTGGCCCAACTTCCCTTCCCAAGACAAGGCTTCTTCTGAGGAGAAATTTGGCCCATTGCTTGATAATGATACAGTGCCTCCAGATACATACTCAGAGAAGAAGGCCTCCAACAATAGTGAATGTATGAAAACATTCCAGAACACTTCAGCCCTGGAGACCCACCAGAAGAGCCAGTCTCAGAAGACCCCCTATGCCTGTACTGAGTGCGGGAAGGTATTCAGTCGGAGCACCCATCTTGTCCAACACCAGGTTGTTCACACAGGAGCAAAGCCCCATGCATGTAAAGAGTGTGGTAAAGCCTTCAGTCGAGTTGCCCACCTGACACAGCACCAGAGGATTCATACTGGGGAGAAGCCCTATAAATGTGAGGAATGTGGCAAAACCTTCAGCCGCAGCACCCACCTCACGCAGCATCAGCGGGTGCACACAGGCGAGCGGCCCTACGAGTGTGATACGTGCGGCAAAGCCTTCAGTCAGAGCACCCACCTGACACAGCACCAGCGCAtccacactggggagaagccctacaggtgtgatgtgtgtgggagAGCCTTCAGTGACTGTTCAGCTCTGGTCCGGCACCTGAGAGTCCACTCCGGAGAGAAGCCGTATCAATGTAAGGACTGCCCGAAGGCCTTCGCACAAAGCTCCTCCCTCAATGAGCACCAGCGCACTCACACGGGTGAAAAGCCTTACAAATGCAGTGACTGTGGGAAAGCTTTTAGCCGCAGCTCAGCTCTCATGGTGCACCTAAAGATCCATGTCACCGTGACTCGAAGCACCCCTTAG
- the Znf8 gene encoding zinc finger protein 8 isoform X2, with translation MGHGSAVKSTYRSCKGRGFCTQNPQVGSQVPITPSLTSVDCCIHVKGWILEPEDHTLLKDKDLPKMEPSPITKKDGFAKAVPCRSMTGIDQESDGQRQALKKDKLNDPKEIPVQSQSYKSLGLVETCVLGLNTDILPDISGREYGCTYGSEVKNSEHNPSLVSQQRDSPTTQPFDDSGSQKVFDQIMPITELTKSQVQDKPYKCTDCGKSFNHNAHLTVHKRIHTGERPYMCKECGKAFSQNSSLVQHERIHTGDKPYKCDECGKSFCHSTHLTVHRRIHTGEKPYACQDCGRTFNQNSSLGRHKRTHTGEKPYTCSVCGKSFSRTTCLFLHLRTHTEERPYECNHCGKGFRHSSSLAQHQRKHAGEKPYECRQRLIFEQAPALTKHEWTEPLSCDPPLSRGERTQRSDRPFKCNQCGKCFSQSSHLIRHQVTHNREEEPLRACSRRREQPCRRGSRLIRNPHSNSRELPVAQAKAGQASRALALFDLHEIMQEKNPVHVIGVEEPSVGNSMLFDIRESR, from the exons atgggtcatggatcagcagttaagagcacctaccGCTCTTGCAAAGGACGTGGGTTCTGTACCCAAAACCCACAAGTTGGCTCACAAGTACCTATAACTCCCTCTCTGACCTCGGTGGACTGCTGCATACATGTTAAGG gctGGATTCTTGAACCTGAAGACCACACATTGCTCAAGGACAAGGACCTCCCAAAAATGGAACCATCCCCTATTACAAAAAAGGATGGGTTTGCAAAGGCTGTTCCTTGTCGTTCTATGACAGGGATAGATCAGGAAAGTGATGGCCAGAGGCAGGCACTCAAGAAGGACAAGTTGAATGACCCCAAAGAGATACCAGTTCAGAGTCAAAGCTACAAAAGTCTTGGACTTGTGGAAACCTGTGTTCTTGGTTTAAACACAGATATATTACCAGATATTTCTGGAAGAGAGTATGGCTGTACttatggctcagaagttaaaaattCAGAACATAACCCAAGCTTAGTCAGTCAACAGAGAGACTCCCCAACAACACAGCCCTTTGATGACAGTGGCAGTCAAAAAGTCTTTGATCAGATTATGCCCATTACAGAACTCACAAAAAGTCAGGTGCAAGATAAACCCTATAAGTGTACTGATTGTGGGAAATCATTTAACCATAATGCACATCTCACAGTGCACAAGAGAATTCATACGGGAGAAAGACCTTACATGTGCAaagagtgtgggaaagccttcagccAAAACTCCTCCCTTGTTCAACATGAGCGAATCCACACTGGAGACAAGCCTTATAAGTGtgatgaatgtgggaaatctttttGCCACAGTACACACCTTACAGTCCATAGgagaattcacactggagagaaaccctatgcgTGTCAGGACTGTGGGAGGACCTTCAATCAGAATTCATCCCTAGGTcgacacaaaagaactcacactggggagaagcctTATACCTGCAGTGTTTGTGGGAAATCCTTCTCCCGGACCACTTGCCTCTTCCTGCACCTGCGGACTCACACTGAGGAAAGGCCATACGagtgtaatcactgtggaaaggGCTTCAGGCACAGTTCCTCCCTGGCCCAGCATCAACGGAAGCACGCTggtgagaaaccctatgaatgccGACAGAGGCTGATCTTTGAGCAGGCACCAGCTTTAACAAAGCACGAGTGGACAGAACCCCTCAGCTGTGACCCACCTTTGAGTCGAGGTGAAAGGACTCAACGGAGCGATAGGCCCTTTAAGTGCAATCAGTGTGGAAAGTGTTTCAGTCAGAGTTCTCATCTCATCCGACATCAGGTAACCCACAACAGAGAGGAAGAACCACTGCGTGCATGTAGCCGAAGGCGGGAACAGCCCTGTAGACGGGGCTCAAGACTCATTCGGAATCCACACTCAAATTCAAGAGAGCTTCCTGTAGCCCAGGCAAAGGCAGGACAAGCAAGCAGAGCCCTGGCCTTGTTTGACCTTCATGAAATTATGCAGGAAAAAAACCCTGTGCATGTTATTGGGGTAGAAGAACCTTCAGTGGGCAATTCCATGCTTTTTGATATCAGAGAATCTAGATAG
- the Znf8 gene encoding zinc finger protein 8 isoform X3: MLETFGHLLSVGPDLPKPAVISQLEQDAELWVADRGGSRACHPGWILEPEDHTLLKDKDLPKMEPSPITKKDGFAKAVPCRSMTGIDQESDGQRQALKKDKLNDPKEIPVQSQSYKSLGLVETCVLGLNTDILPDISGREYGCTYGSEVKNSEHNPSLVSQQRDSPTTQPFDDSGSQKVFDQIMPITELTKSQVQDKPYKCTDCGKSFNHNAHLTVHKRIHTGERPYMCKECGKAFSQNSSLVQHERIHTGDKPYKCDECGKSFCHSTHLTVHRRIHTGEKPYACQDCGRTFNQNSSLGRHKRTHTGEKPYTCSVCGKSFSRTTCLFLHLRTHTEERPYECNHCGKGFRHSSSLAQHQRKHAGEKPYECRQRLIFEQAPALTKHEWTEPLSCDPPLSRGERTQRSDRPFKCNQCGKCFSQSSHLIRHQVTHNREEEPLRACSRRREQPCRRGSRLIRNPHSNSRELPVAQAKAGQASRALALFDLHEIMQEKNPVHVIGVEEPSVGNSMLFDIRESR, translated from the coding sequence gctGGATTCTTGAACCTGAAGACCACACATTGCTCAAGGACAAGGACCTCCCAAAAATGGAACCATCCCCTATTACAAAAAAGGATGGGTTTGCAAAGGCTGTTCCTTGTCGTTCTATGACAGGGATAGATCAGGAAAGTGATGGCCAGAGGCAGGCACTCAAGAAGGACAAGTTGAATGACCCCAAAGAGATACCAGTTCAGAGTCAAAGCTACAAAAGTCTTGGACTTGTGGAAACCTGTGTTCTTGGTTTAAACACAGATATATTACCAGATATTTCTGGAAGAGAGTATGGCTGTACttatggctcagaagttaaaaattCAGAACATAACCCAAGCTTAGTCAGTCAACAGAGAGACTCCCCAACAACACAGCCCTTTGATGACAGTGGCAGTCAAAAAGTCTTTGATCAGATTATGCCCATTACAGAACTCACAAAAAGTCAGGTGCAAGATAAACCCTATAAGTGTACTGATTGTGGGAAATCATTTAACCATAATGCACATCTCACAGTGCACAAGAGAATTCATACGGGAGAAAGACCTTACATGTGCAaagagtgtgggaaagccttcagccAAAACTCCTCCCTTGTTCAACATGAGCGAATCCACACTGGAGACAAGCCTTATAAGTGtgatgaatgtgggaaatctttttGCCACAGTACACACCTTACAGTCCATAGgagaattcacactggagagaaaccctatgcgTGTCAGGACTGTGGGAGGACCTTCAATCAGAATTCATCCCTAGGTcgacacaaaagaactcacactggggagaagcctTATACCTGCAGTGTTTGTGGGAAATCCTTCTCCCGGACCACTTGCCTCTTCCTGCACCTGCGGACTCACACTGAGGAAAGGCCATACGagtgtaatcactgtggaaaggGCTTCAGGCACAGTTCCTCCCTGGCCCAGCATCAACGGAAGCACGCTggtgagaaaccctatgaatgccGACAGAGGCTGATCTTTGAGCAGGCACCAGCTTTAACAAAGCACGAGTGGACAGAACCCCTCAGCTGTGACCCACCTTTGAGTCGAGGTGAAAGGACTCAACGGAGCGATAGGCCCTTTAAGTGCAATCAGTGTGGAAAGTGTTTCAGTCAGAGTTCTCATCTCATCCGACATCAGGTAACCCACAACAGAGAGGAAGAACCACTGCGTGCATGTAGCCGAAGGCGGGAACAGCCCTGTAGACGGGGCTCAAGACTCATTCGGAATCCACACTCAAATTCAAGAGAGCTTCCTGTAGCCCAGGCAAAGGCAGGACAAGCAAGCAGAGCCCTGGCCTTGTTTGACCTTCATGAAATTATGCAGGAAAAAAACCCTGTGCATGTTATTGGGGTAGAAGAACCTTCAGTGGGCAATTCCATGCTTTTTGATATCAGAGAATCTAGATAG